One window from the genome of Streptomyces sp. NBC_00708 encodes:
- a CDS encoding acyl-CoA carboxylase subunit epsilon: MADSLIRVEGGTPTPTELAAVLLVLLSATRAQEAPAHPTAPPRATWGPARGWRPPGTWPAP; the protein is encoded by the coding sequence ATGGCCGACTCCCTCATCCGCGTCGAAGGCGGAACCCCGACCCCCACCGAACTGGCCGCCGTCCTCCTGGTCCTGCTCTCGGCGACGAGAGCCCAGGAGGCGCCCGCGCACCCCACCGCCCCACCCCGGGCCACCTGGGGCCCCGCACGAGGCTGGCGCCCTCCGGGCACCTGGCCGGCCCCGTAA
- a CDS encoding subtilase-type protease inhibitor yields the protein MMRRLVLTAVASLAALSATAPAATASAGPLPLPLALPLLQDDTAGTRLTVVVAATGNPEADGTYELQCGPARGSHPAARQACERLEQAKEEGANPFAPVPGDAMCTQQYGGEATARVTGTWHGHRVDSTFKRTNGCEIARWNGLRPVLPNVR from the coding sequence ATGATGCGCCGTCTCGTTCTCACCGCAGTCGCGTCCCTCGCCGCGCTGTCCGCCACCGCGCCCGCCGCCACCGCCTCGGCCGGGCCCCTGCCGCTGCCCCTCGCGCTTCCCCTGCTCCAGGACGACACCGCGGGCACCCGGCTCACCGTGGTCGTCGCCGCCACGGGCAACCCGGAGGCCGACGGGACGTACGAGCTGCAGTGCGGGCCGGCCCGCGGGAGCCACCCGGCCGCGCGGCAGGCGTGCGAGCGGCTGGAGCAGGCGAAGGAGGAAGGCGCGAATCCGTTCGCCCCCGTGCCCGGGGACGCGATGTGTACGCAGCAGTACGGCGGGGAAGCCACCGCCCGCGTCACCGGGACCTGGCACGGGCACCGGGTCGACTCCACGTTCAAGCGGACCAACGGGTGCGAGATCGCCCGGTGGAACGGCCTGCGACCGGTCCTGCCGAACGTGCGGTGA
- a CDS encoding alpha/beta fold hydrolase, with product MPTTLQANSAWLRRFHPAEQAPVRLFCLPHAGGSASYYFPVSRALAPAADVFAVQYPGRQDRRNEPCVDDVRRLADLVTAEMLPWCDRPIALFGHSLGATLGFEVALRLEAAGTVPVALFASGRRAPSRPRENENVHLSPDAQLLTTIRRMSGTDPAVLADEELLRSILPAIRADYKAAETYRYQPSTPLTCPIEVLNGTEDPEVTTTEATAWTTHTTAPCTFHTYQGGHFYLNDHAPAVINLIRDRLS from the coding sequence ATGCCCACCACGCTGCAGGCCAACAGCGCCTGGCTGCGCCGCTTCCACCCGGCCGAACAGGCCCCCGTACGCCTCTTCTGCCTGCCCCACGCGGGCGGATCGGCGAGCTACTACTTCCCGGTCTCCCGGGCCCTGGCCCCGGCCGCGGACGTGTTCGCGGTCCAGTACCCCGGCCGTCAGGACCGCCGCAACGAACCGTGCGTGGACGACGTCCGCCGCCTGGCCGACCTGGTCACCGCGGAAATGCTGCCGTGGTGCGACCGCCCGATCGCCCTGTTCGGCCACAGCCTGGGCGCGACCCTGGGCTTCGAGGTCGCCCTCCGGCTGGAAGCGGCCGGCACCGTCCCCGTCGCCCTCTTCGCGTCGGGCCGCCGCGCCCCTTCCCGGCCCCGCGAGAACGAAAACGTCCATCTGTCCCCGGACGCCCAACTCCTGACCACGATCCGCCGCATGAGCGGCACCGACCCCGCGGTCCTGGCCGACGAAGAGCTCCTCCGCTCGATCCTCCCGGCCATCCGAGCCGACTACAAAGCCGCCGAAACCTACCGCTACCAGCCGTCCACCCCCCTGACCTGCCCCATCGAGGTCCTGAACGGCACAGAAGACCCCGAGGTAACCACCACGGAAGCCACAGCCTGGACCACCCACACCACGGCCCCTTGCACCTTCCACACCTACCAGGGCGGCCACTTCTACCTGAACGACCACGCCCCCGCGGTCATCAACCTGATCCGCGACCGCCTGTCATAG
- a CDS encoding PAS domain-containing protein — translation MSSRPSRGAARLAAILDALPDGLLLVNCNGTVVNANTIALEMFETPGTALVGRGLLDLLPEFDSKLIPGSMRRPDAADERGRTKPTRMIARRTDGNEYPVEVTSASLEDGQAAYKDVQGSYGGSYTGDELLMLVVRDLSGTVDTEAELARSQRQTEMILRAAAEGVVGTDTDGRVVLVNPAAAQILGFRASDLGGQELHPLILHSRAEGEPFPYEESPLADTLKSGRKHRVRGQVLWSKSGAQVPVDLTTAPVRDGDQLVGAVMTFTDRRPYEELDKQRRAEVTELTASHTAEVTELTERHAAELAALKEAHAAELADRTERYASELEEQTERLTDLTSRHTQLTAVLGESLRGPLEELRGELSTLAADPAGQLWPEANQILHHLAAGYARMTTLIDNVLSYQRLDGGAEALVKTRVLLDGVVTAGIDASVELIGPGRAQFAVHAPPIEAEVDAGRLVTALAHLVADVAGVDSTGKARLVPGGGYVDSTVVVAAAQRGDVVRIEVRGPFAGGDPVHVPIVSGIVRAHGGVLQTHEMPGMSGSAYVLELPIGAGAGTVAPPEPAALPQVEAAPPVVPESDHAGPATAVSDAPEAGRGRRRARRSSTDAFLESPVGGSDGTGELEAAPGDTGAGAPTGRRRARRAAPAPEAAPNELIPAQQAAEGSGRRRGRPSPAETGAPTPGQALALPSAAPSEGSVVTAAEGAQGAGARPQRGQTVPPQGVPAEAQVPVAAGGHRGNPGEEGRLALPPVVNAVESTAPAAFSNLDEAARTAPGAMAPAPELPVPAAQSTGRRARRALAAAQDRAAAEAGPRVPFALPPADADRVPSNDAEPQSPLGGPPVGAPGAVGARVAVDDSYEAGAGTRAAGADAGAGSYAPGAGTREVAPAAYAPEPGMPGALPRTDAAGPGALPGTNGPTAAAPDAVAPAPGALPGAPEHAPIPPQAQPAPTGRRRARHGDTGPQEAQPAPFAPPAQTPGTPAAAGTPAAPADQSAPFALPAPTPASAPTPAAPADQPATPAPAPGTPAVDPRLGAPDAPFAPAAQPAAHADQPAPPAHPGAWGEDDASGQGPAVPEEQSTGPTAHTTGTAAPTAAAPAGPPARPRTLAPAPDARRQPLPAEAPMPGSPDSTQGRAFSVRTLGQGVPFAQHIAHQQNQTLGGGSSVGRRRKLAAPPEPEPGQDERPALAGPAPAAPQPTPQATGGTVHGQGSGQLLSAPAAEGRAYAIGAPDEGAAEGPEPLDGPGGAVEVANRPSPRPVDDELPPEPLDNPRRLLVWPAPDVSTQQALSDRGYRPVIVHSREEVDAQIAAFPAALFVDPLTGPITRKALQSLRQAAVAAEVPVLVTAGLGQATREAAYGADPAVLLKALAPRDSEQHPPRVLLIEEHEDIADALTQTLERRGMQVACAATDSEAVSLATRMRPNLVVMDLMQVRRRRAGIVDWLRANGQLNRTPLVVYTSTDIDQSELPRLASGETVLFLAERSTSDEVQSRIVDLLAKIGTN, via the coding sequence GTGAGCAGCAGGCCATCCCGAGGCGCTGCTCGCCTCGCAGCCATACTCGACGCCCTTCCGGACGGGCTTCTGCTCGTCAACTGCAACGGTACGGTCGTCAACGCCAACACCATCGCCCTCGAAATGTTCGAGACCCCGGGCACCGCGCTCGTCGGTCGCGGGCTGCTCGATCTGCTGCCGGAGTTCGACTCCAAGCTGATCCCGGGGTCGATGCGCCGGCCCGATGCTGCGGACGAGCGGGGCCGGACCAAGCCCACGCGCATGATCGCGCGGCGTACCGACGGCAACGAGTACCCCGTCGAGGTGACGAGCGCCAGCCTGGAGGACGGGCAGGCGGCGTACAAGGACGTCCAGGGTTCGTACGGGGGCAGCTACACGGGCGACGAGCTGCTGATGCTCGTCGTGCGCGACCTCTCCGGCACCGTCGACACCGAGGCCGAGCTGGCCCGCTCGCAGCGCCAGACCGAGATGATCCTGCGCGCCGCGGCCGAGGGCGTCGTCGGTACGGACACCGATGGCCGGGTCGTCCTGGTCAACCCCGCCGCCGCGCAGATCCTCGGCTTCCGGGCCAGCGACCTCGGCGGCCAGGAGCTGCACCCGCTGATCCTTCACTCGCGTGCGGAGGGCGAGCCCTTCCCGTACGAGGAGTCCCCACTCGCCGACACGCTCAAGTCGGGACGCAAACATCGGGTGCGCGGGCAGGTTCTCTGGTCCAAGAGCGGAGCACAGGTCCCCGTCGACCTGACCACCGCACCCGTCCGCGACGGCGACCAGCTCGTCGGCGCCGTGATGACCTTCACCGACCGCCGCCCCTACGAGGAGCTCGACAAGCAGCGCAGGGCCGAGGTCACCGAACTGACCGCGAGCCACACCGCCGAGGTCACCGAGCTCACCGAACGGCACGCCGCCGAACTCGCCGCCCTGAAGGAGGCGCACGCCGCCGAGCTGGCCGACCGCACCGAGCGTTACGCCTCCGAGCTGGAGGAGCAGACCGAGCGGCTGACGGACCTCACCTCCCGGCACACCCAGCTCACCGCCGTGCTCGGCGAGTCGCTGCGCGGGCCCCTGGAGGAACTGCGCGGCGAACTCTCCACGCTCGCCGCCGATCCGGCCGGCCAGCTGTGGCCCGAGGCGAATCAGATCCTGCACCACCTGGCCGCCGGCTACGCGCGTATGACGACGCTCATCGACAACGTGCTCAGCTACCAGCGCCTCGACGGCGGCGCGGAGGCGCTCGTCAAGACGCGTGTGCTGCTCGACGGGGTCGTCACGGCCGGTATCGACGCCTCGGTCGAGCTGATCGGACCGGGCCGCGCGCAGTTCGCGGTGCACGCCCCGCCGATCGAGGCGGAGGTCGACGCCGGCCGCCTGGTGACCGCCCTCGCCCACCTCGTCGCGGACGTCGCCGGCGTCGATTCGACCGGCAAGGCCCGGCTCGTGCCCGGTGGCGGGTACGTCGACTCGACCGTCGTGGTCGCCGCCGCCCAGCGCGGTGACGTCGTACGCATCGAGGTGCGGGGTCCGTTCGCCGGGGGAGACCCGGTGCACGTCCCGATCGTCAGCGGCATCGTCCGCGCGCACGGCGGTGTGCTCCAGACACACGAGATGCCGGGCATGAGCGGCAGCGCATACGTGCTCGAGCTGCCGATCGGCGCCGGCGCGGGGACCGTGGCGCCGCCGGAGCCGGCCGCGTTGCCGCAGGTGGAGGCGGCTCCTCCGGTGGTACCCGAGTCCGATCACGCGGGCCCCGCGACGGCGGTTTCGGATGCCCCCGAGGCGGGCAGAGGGCGGCGCCGGGCGCGGCGTTCCTCCACCGATGCCTTCCTGGAGAGCCCCGTGGGCGGCTCCGACGGCACCGGCGAACTGGAGGCTGCCCCCGGGGACACCGGCGCGGGCGCGCCGACCGGGCGCCGGCGTGCGCGCCGTGCGGCCCCCGCTCCCGAAGCGGCCCCGAACGAGCTGATCCCCGCCCAGCAGGCCGCCGAGGGCTCCGGCCGCCGGCGCGGGCGTCCCAGCCCCGCCGAGACGGGTGCCCCGACGCCTGGGCAGGCCCTCGCGCTGCCCTCCGCCGCTCCGTCGGAGGGGTCCGTGGTGACCGCCGCCGAGGGTGCGCAGGGCGCGGGTGCCCGGCCGCAGCGCGGGCAGACCGTGCCGCCGCAGGGTGTCCCGGCCGAGGCGCAGGTCCCGGTCGCGGCCGGCGGGCACCGGGGGAACCCGGGCGAGGAGGGCCGCCTGGCCCTTCCCCCTGTCGTGAACGCCGTGGAGTCCACCGCCCCCGCCGCGTTCTCGAACCTCGACGAGGCCGCCCGTACGGCTCCCGGCGCGATGGCCCCGGCGCCGGAGCTGCCCGTGCCGGCAGCGCAGTCGACCGGCCGACGCGCCCGCCGCGCGCTGGCCGCCGCCCAGGACAGGGCCGCGGCCGAGGCCGGACCACGCGTCCCCTTCGCGCTCCCGCCCGCCGACGCGGACCGTGTGCCGTCGAACGACGCGGAGCCGCAGAGCCCCCTTGGCGGACCCCCCGTCGGCGCGCCCGGGGCCGTGGGTGCGCGTGTGGCCGTGGACGATTCGTACGAGGCCGGTGCGGGTACGCGTGCGGCCGGTGCGGATGCCGGCGCCGGTTCGTATGCGCCCGGTGCGGGTACGCGTGAGGTCGCGCCCGCTGCGTACGCGCCCGAGCCCGGCATGCCCGGCGCGCTGCCGCGTACGGACGCAGCCGGCCCCGGCGCGCTGCCCGGTACGAACGGCCCCACCGCCGCCGCACCTGACGCCGTCGCCCCCGCGCCCGGGGCTCTGCCCGGTGCGCCGGAGCACGCCCCCATTCCGCCGCAGGCGCAGCCCGCCCCCACCGGCCGACGCCGCGCCCGCCACGGGGACACGGGCCCGCAGGAGGCACAGCCGGCCCCCTTCGCACCGCCGGCGCAGACACCGGGCACCCCGGCCGCAGCGGGCACCCCGGCCGCGCCCGCCGACCAGTCCGCCCCCTTCGCACTGCCCGCGCCCACCCCGGCGTCAGCACCCACGCCCGCCGCCCCGGCCGACCAGCCCGCGACGCCCGCCCCGGCCCCCGGCACCCCGGCCGTCGATCCGAGGCTCGGCGCGCCCGACGCGCCCTTCGCCCCGGCCGCGCAGCCTGCCGCGCACGCCGACCAGCCGGCCCCGCCCGCGCACCCCGGTGCCTGGGGCGAGGACGACGCGTCCGGGCAAGGCCCCGCGGTGCCGGAGGAGCAGAGCACCGGCCCTACCGCGCACACCACCGGCACGGCTGCGCCCACCGCGGCCGCCCCCGCCGGTCCCCCGGCCCGGCCCCGCACGCTGGCGCCCGCGCCCGACGCGCGGCGCCAGCCGTTGCCCGCCGAGGCGCCCATGCCGGGGTCGCCGGACTCGACGCAGGGGCGCGCGTTCAGCGTGCGCACGCTCGGACAGGGCGTTCCGTTCGCCCAGCACATCGCCCACCAGCAGAACCAGACGCTCGGCGGCGGCAGCAGCGTCGGCCGGCGCCGCAAGCTCGCCGCACCGCCGGAGCCGGAGCCCGGTCAGGACGAGCGCCCCGCGCTCGCCGGCCCCGCGCCGGCCGCCCCGCAGCCCACGCCCCAGGCCACCGGCGGCACCGTGCACGGACAGGGCTCCGGGCAGCTGCTCTCCGCACCGGCGGCCGAGGGGCGCGCGTACGCCATCGGGGCGCCCGACGAGGGCGCGGCCGAGGGGCCCGAGCCGCTCGACGGCCCCGGCGGCGCGGTCGAGGTCGCCAACCGGCCCTCGCCGCGGCCGGTCGACGACGAGCTTCCCCCCGAGCCGCTGGACAACCCGCGCCGGCTGCTCGTCTGGCCCGCGCCCGACGTCTCCACGCAGCAGGCGCTGAGCGACCGCGGCTACCGGCCGGTGATCGTGCACTCGCGCGAGGAGGTGGACGCGCAGATCGCGGCGTTCCCCGCCGCGCTGTTCGTAGACCCGTTGACCGGGCCGATCACCCGAAAGGCGTTGCAGTCCCTGCGGCAGGCGGCGGTGGCCGCCGAGGTGCCCGTACTGGTGACGGCCGGTCTGGGACAGGCCACGCGGGAGGCGGCGTACGGTGCGGACCCGGCCGTGCTGCTGAAGGCGCTCGCGCCGCGCGACAGCGAGCAGCACCCGCCGCGCGTCCTGCTGATCGAGGAGCACGAGGACATCGCGGACGCGCTGACGCAGACGCTGGAGCGGCGGGGCATGCAGGTGGCCTGCGCCGCGACGGACAGCGAGGCCGTGTCGCTGGCGACCCGGATGCGGCCGAACCTGGTGGTGATGGACCTGATGCAGGTGCGCCGCCGCCGGGCCGGCATCGTCGACTGGCTGCGCGCCAACGGGCAGCTGAACCGCACCCCGCTGGTCGTCTACACCTCGACCGACATCGACCAGTCGGAGCTGCCGCGCCTCGCCTCCGGCGAGACCGTGCTGTTCCTGGCGGAACGTTCGACGAGCGACGAGGTGCAGTCCCGCATCGTCGACCTGCTCGCGAAGATCGGCACGAACTGA
- a CDS encoding acyl-CoA carboxylase subunit beta, translated as MTVADVSVRVAERGAIKEAVELGPSPSATEAQRARGKLTVRERLDLLFDPGTFREIEQLRRHRAAGFGLEDRRPHTDGVVTGWGQVEGRKVFVYAHDFRIFGGSLGEAHAQKIHKVMDLALAAGAPLVSLSDGAGARIQEGVTALAGYGGIFRRNVAASGVIPQISVMLGPCAGGATYSPALTDYVFMVRDISQMYITGPDVVQAVTGEKITHNDLGGAQVHSTVSGASAFLYDTEEECLEEVRHLLTLLPSNNRELPPAVPCDDPVDRPGDTLSRLVPADPNLSYDMRAVIEEIVDDGDLFEVHATWATNIICGLARLDGHVVGIVANQPASLAGVLDIHASEKAARFVQTCDAFSIPLVTLVDVPGFLPGSDQEHNGVIRHGAKLLYAYCNATVPRVQVILRKAYGGAYIVMDSRSIGCDLSFAWPTNEIAVMGAEGAANVVFRREIAAADDPEAARAQRVKQYRQELMHPYYAAERGLVDDVIDPASTRQVLADALDVLRAKHVPLPERKHGNPPF; from the coding sequence ATGACCGTTGCCGATGTCAGTGTCCGAGTGGCCGAACGAGGAGCGATCAAGGAGGCCGTGGAGCTGGGCCCTTCGCCGAGCGCCACCGAGGCGCAGCGCGCGCGGGGCAAGCTCACTGTGCGCGAGCGGCTGGACCTGCTGTTCGATCCGGGGACCTTCCGCGAGATCGAACAGCTGCGCCGCCACCGCGCGGCGGGATTCGGCCTGGAGGACCGCAGGCCGCACACCGACGGGGTGGTGACCGGCTGGGGCCAGGTCGAGGGCCGGAAGGTGTTCGTGTACGCGCACGACTTCCGGATCTTCGGCGGCTCGCTCGGTGAGGCGCACGCCCAGAAGATCCACAAGGTGATGGACCTCGCGCTGGCGGCCGGCGCCCCGCTGGTGTCGCTCAGCGACGGCGCGGGCGCCCGTATCCAGGAGGGTGTAACCGCTCTCGCCGGTTACGGCGGCATCTTCCGCCGCAACGTGGCCGCGTCCGGGGTGATCCCGCAGATCAGCGTGATGCTCGGCCCGTGCGCGGGCGGCGCCACGTACTCCCCGGCGCTCACCGACTACGTGTTCATGGTCCGCGACATCTCACAGATGTACATCACGGGCCCCGACGTCGTGCAGGCCGTCACCGGCGAGAAGATCACGCACAACGACCTCGGCGGCGCACAGGTGCACTCCACGGTGTCCGGCGCGAGCGCGTTCCTGTACGACACCGAGGAGGAGTGCCTGGAGGAGGTACGCCACCTGCTCACCCTCCTCCCGTCCAACAACCGCGAACTCCCGCCCGCCGTCCCCTGCGACGACCCGGTGGACCGCCCCGGCGACACCCTGTCCCGCCTGGTCCCCGCCGACCCCAACCTCTCGTACGACATGCGCGCGGTGATCGAGGAGATCGTCGACGACGGCGACCTCTTCGAGGTGCACGCCACCTGGGCGACCAACATCATCTGCGGCCTCGCCCGCCTGGACGGCCACGTGGTCGGCATCGTCGCCAACCAGCCCGCCTCCCTCGCCGGCGTCCTGGACATCCACGCCTCCGAGAAGGCCGCGCGCTTCGTGCAGACCTGCGACGCGTTCAGCATCCCGCTGGTCACGCTCGTCGATGTGCCCGGCTTCCTGCCCGGCAGCGACCAGGAGCACAACGGGGTCATCCGCCACGGCGCGAAGCTCCTGTACGCGTACTGCAACGCGACGGTCCCCCGCGTACAGGTCATCCTGCGCAAGGCGTACGGCGGCGCGTACATCGTGATGGACTCCCGCTCCATCGGCTGCGACCTGTCCTTCGCCTGGCCCACCAACGAGATCGCGGTGATGGGCGCGGAGGGCGCCGCCAACGTGGTCTTCCGCCGCGAGATCGCCGCCGCCGACGACCCGGAGGCGGCCCGCGCCCAGCGCGTCAAGCAGTACCGCCAGGAGCTGATGCACCCGTACTACGCGGCCGAACGCGGCCTGGTGGACGACGTCATCGACCCCGCCTCCACCCGCCAGGTGCTGGCCGATGCCCTGGACGTCCTGCGCGCGAAGCACGTGCCGCTACCCGAACGCAAGCACGGCAACCCACCGTTCTGA